One stretch of Ipomoea triloba cultivar NCNSP0323 chromosome 8, ASM357664v1 DNA includes these proteins:
- the LOC116027093 gene encoding uncharacterized protein LOC116027093, protein MTLITRTPPTWKVIYPPFSSDEWQAFNSHITKEEVRIAVSDMAPFKAPGPDGFHAAFYQQMWSVVGDSLFEMVRCAYETRQLPVGLNDTLIILIPKLVSAFQSSFVPGRYITDNVLIYQENGEQLRQFVPQRGIRQGDAMSPAIFVRYLEKLSKMISLQVSSGGWKGIRLDSDGLVLSHLCFADDMLLFSEASIDQVEVIQDSDIATRLSIEQTDNLGKYLGVPSIHGRVTCRTYYELLDRINSRLEGWRSKLLSMAGKVTLAKLVLNAIPLYTMQTTALLKGICQEIEKRTRRFIWGGNGHDTNKISLVNWETVTNPSLSGDLVYADSLI, encoded by the exons ATGACACTGATTACACGCACACCACCCACTTGGAAGGTCATTTACCCGCCCTTTTCGTCGGACGAGTGGCAGGCTTTTAACTCGCACATCACCAAGGAGGAGGTTCGTATCGCTGTTTCTGACATGGCTCCTTTCAAAGCTCCGGGGCCCGATGGTTTCCACGCGGCATTTTATCAACAAATGTGGAGTGTAGTTGGAGATAGCCTTTTCGAGATGGTCAGATGTGCGTATGAAACGAGACAATTGCCAGTGGGGCTGAACGATACGCTCATAATCCTTATCCCCAAG CTAGTGAGCGCCTTTCAGAGTTCTTTTGTCCCTGGGAGGTATATCACGGACAATGTCCTCATATACCAGGAG AACGGAGAACAACTCCGCCAATTCGTTCCACAAAGGGGAATTCGCCAAGGTGACGCCATGTCTCCAGCCATTTTTGTGCGTTATTTAGAAAAACTCAGCAAAATGATATCACTTCAGGTAAGTTCTGGTGGATGGAAAGGGATCCGTTTGGATTCTGACGGGCTAGTCCTGTCCCATCTTTGTTTTGCAGATGATATGCTTCTCTTCTCTGAGGCCTCTATTGATCAAGTAGAGGTCATTCAGGATT CTGATATTGCTACAAGGCTGAGCATTGAGCAGACTGATAATTTAGGAAAGTACCTCGGGGTGCCCTCTATTCATGGGAGGGTCACTTGCCGAACTTATTATGAGTTGTTGGATAGAATCAACTCCAGATTGGAAGGATGGCGATCCAAATTGCTGTCTATGGCGGGGAAGGTTACCCTAGCAAAATTAGTTCTTAATGCTATTCCCTTGTATACAATGCAGACAACTGCATTACTTAAGGGGATTTGCCAAGAAATTGAAAAGCGCACGAGGCGTTTTATTTGGGGTGGTAATGGACATGATACTAACAAAATCAGTCTTGTTAATTGGGAAACGGTTACTAACCCAAGTCTGTCGGGGGACTTGGTATATGCAGACTCTCTGATATGA
- the LOC116027477 gene encoding uncharacterized protein LOC116027477, which produces MEAALRNPDPSSLASVSGVNPRRCCNRLAHVRVPTEGWISRRRSRNRFSLSLTIRAAQDSTTIEELDPFELKLKNPAISTSYRNPELHEPNQTVLDAQAKVCTGPTQTRPLNEDQAFKVLQTILKSAKGELKDEEAVSKAQLGAFFAGMTIRANTFPEATQWSDGERRAMDVFWPQLIRVLPPDIIFIADPEGSLMGVGSSIGPRFVGNNTSEMRLVGALREVLAGGHLGYEEVQGVLKDVLPLQMEEGALSGVRESLLSAFLIGQRMNRESDRELKAYCLAFDDELGPAPVADVNSLTHYGEPYDGNTRYFRSTLFVAAVRSCYGESCLLHGVDWMPPKGGVTEEQMLKFMGAYTQLSPLQAKKLLEDDKVGFAYVSQREARPSLHSLVGLREHIKKRPPLATSEKVQQIVRAQGKEAIVASFYHEGYEEPLLMLMRRRGVHSGLVVKGEEGALSMTTKSRSVNASKGLPVNYCSGFRSANRTPSSVADGVSRESFKFVVNAENYGFEPTDTPRTDRSVARNVELGLAVLRGEKGPAYDRIVLNAGMVDHFLGCEGAEDVSAALDRAREAIDSGNALKRLLRYIQISNRVR; this is translated from the exons ATGGAAGCCGCTCTGCGAAATCCAGACCCATCTTCGCTCGCTTCAGTCTCTGGCGTTAATCCTCGACGCTGCTGCAACCGCCTCGCCCATGTCCGGGTTCCCACTGAGGGTTGGATTAGCCGAAGGAGGAGTAGGAATAGGTTCTCGTTGTCCTTGACTATCAGGGCGGCTCAAGATTCAACTACGATAGAGGAACTGGATCCTTTTGAGTTGAAGCTGAAAAACCCGGCCATCTCAACTTCGTATCGGAATCCCGAGCTTCACGAGCCGAATCAGACCGTGTTGGATGCTCAGGCTAAGGTCTGCACCGGCCCGACCCAAACCAGACCTCTCAACGAAGACCAAGCATTCAAAGTCTTACAAACCATTCTAAAATCAG CTAAGGGAGAGCTGAAAGATGAAGAGGCAGTATCAAAAGCACAACTTGGGGCGTTTTTCGCTGGAATGACTATTAGAGCAAATACATTTCCGGAGGCAACACAATGGAGTGATGGGGAAAGGCGAGCTATGGATGTTTTTTGGCCCCAGTTGATTCGGGTGCTACCTCCGGATATTATCTTTATAGCTGATCCGGAAGGTTCATTAATGGGAGTTGGCAGCTCAATAGGTCCCCGGTTTGTTGGGAATAACACTTCTGAAATGAGACTAGTGGGCGCCTTAAGGGAAGTTTTGGCTGGAGGTCATCTTGGATATGAGGAGGTTCAGGGTGTTCTGAAAGATGTTCTTCCCCTGCAAATGGAAGAGGGTGCATTGTCGGGTGTGAGAGAGTCATTGCTTTCGGCATTTCTGATTGGGCAACGCATGAACAGAGAGTCGGATCGTGAGCTGAAAGCTTACTGTCTTGCATTTGATGATGAACTAG GCCCTGCACCTGTTGCTGATGTTAACTCACTCACCCATTACGGTGAACCTTATGATGGAAACACCCGCTATTTCAGAAGCACACTATTTGTTGCTGCTGTTAGATCCTGCTATGGTGAATCTTGCTTGCTCCATGGCGTGGATTGGATGCCACCAAAG GGTGGTGTCACTGAAGAACAAATGCTGAAGTTCATGGGTGCATATACCCAGTTATCACCATTGCAAGCCAAAAAGCTTCTCGAG GACGACAAGGTTGGTTTTGCTTACGTAAGTCAGCGTGAAGCCCGTCCATCTTT ACATTCTTTAGTTGGATTGAGGGAACATATAAAGAAGCGCCCACCATTGGCAACTTCAGAAAAGGTTCAACAAATTGTAAGG GCACAAGGAAAGGAAGCAATTGTTGCCAGCTTTTATCATGAAGGTTATGAAGAGCCACTACTAATGCTTATGAGAAGGAGAGGTGTTCATTCTGGTTTAGTGGTGAAG GGGGAGGAAGGTGCACTGTCAATGACCACTAAATCACGATCAGTAAATGCATCAAAAGGTTTACCGGTGAATTACTGTTCAGGATTTCGTTCAGCAAATAGGACACCTTCTAGTGTAGCTGATG GTGTGTCACGTGAGAGTTTTAAATTTGTGGTGAACGCAGAGAACTATGGCTTTGAACCCACTGATACTCCAAGAACTGATAGATCG GTTGCAAGGAATGTAGAATTGGGTTTAGCTGTTTTACGAGGTGAGAAAGGTCCAGCATATGATCGAATCGTCTTGAATGCTGGAATGGTCGACCATTTCCTTGGATGTGAAGGTGCCGAAGATGTGTCTGCAGCCCTGGATAGAGCAAGAGAGGCCATAGATAGCGGTAATGCCTTAAAGAGACTCTTGAGGTACATACAGATATCTAATAGAGTGCGATGA
- the LOC116027095 gene encoding uncharacterized protein LOC116027095, with product MHNILPVLTVLAAHRVAVDVLCPLCKDQPKTLDHLMKGCAVVVPIWQTILMTSTVSGGGDDCIAWMCNTLSKGDAATKLRAVAIWWSIWRARNEIVWNGKPWQLSNVVNEIHRNIEAWQSVENVPLPLDSPSHA from the coding sequence ATGCATAATATTCTCCCTGTGCTAACTGTTCTGGCTGCTCATCGAGTTGCTGTTGATGTATTATGTCCTCTTTGCAAAGATCAACCAAAGACTCTTGATCATTTGATGAAGGGCTGCGCAGTTGTTGTTCCTATTTGGCAAACCATCCTGATGACTAGTACTGTTTCTGGGGGAGGTGATGACTGCATTGCATGGATGTGTAACACTTTATCGAAGGGAGATGCCGCAACTAAGCTACGAGCTGTAGCGATATGGTGGAGTATATGGCGAGCAAGAAACGAGATTGTGTGGAATGGCAAGCCCTGGCAGCTATCGAATGTGGTGAATGAGATCCATCGTAACATTGAGGCCTGGCAGAGTGTGGAAAATGTACCACTACCGTTGGACTCTCCGTCACATGCATAG
- the LOC116027096 gene encoding uncharacterized protein LOC116027096, with protein sequence MLKAKSDLPWLVIGDFNDLASPNEKRGLHPHPTALMEGFNLTMDECGLFDLGMRGRSFTWERGRGTESWVEERLDRAVAMANWCTLFPHATVYNRDSLSSDHSALSVELEGPRFARSRRRFMFENAWLTDTGCKDIVVSSWNSSWDDALPVRLKKCRLDLEKWGGDFIWRIGKEIDYLQAQLNILRGRRNAAALARVRELDAKIRSLLDQQNVYWHQRAKQHWLHQGDKNKKFFHQYALARKRKNRIEKLKDDSERWVEVSDVVRLAMQYFQNIFTEKGSIFGDSLDGFLPTVQDADNEQLLKPFETDEVKIALFSMAPEKSPGPDGYSPALY encoded by the coding sequence ATGCTAAAAGCCAAGTCAGACCTACCTTGGCTAGTTATTGGGGATTTTAATGATCTTGCTTCTCCGAATGAAAAACGTGGACTTCATCCACACCCTACGGCTCTCATGGAAGGCTTTAATCTTACTATGGATGAATGTGGTCTCTTTGATTTGGGTATGAGGGGTAGGAGCTTTACCTGGGAACGTGGTAGAGGAACGGAAAGTTGGGTTGAAGAGAGACTGGATAGGGCGGTTGCAATGGCCAATTGGTGTACTCTCTTCCCTCATGCCACAGTGTACAACCGTGATTCTCTTTCTTCAGATCATTCGGCCCTCTCTGTGGAATTGGAAGGCCCAAGATTTGCTCGAAGTCGTAGGAGGTTCATGTTTGAAAATGCTTGGTTAACAGACACTGGTTGCAAAGACATTGTAGTTAGTTCATGGAACTCGTCTTGGGATGATGCGCTGCCAGTAAGATTGAAAAAATGTAGATTGGACCTTGAAAAGTGGGGTGGTGATTTTATATGGAGGATTGGGAAAGAGATTGACTATTTGCAAGCACAATTAAATATCTTGAGAGGAAGACGAAATGCAGCGGCTTTGGCTAGGGTGAGGGAGTTGGATGCTAAGATTCGATCCTTGCTCGATCAACAGAATGTATATTGGCACCAGAGAGCCAAACAACACTGGCTACATCAAGGTgacaagaacaaaaaattttTTCACCAATATGCATTGGCCCGAAAGAGGAAAAATCGTATAGAGAAACTCAAGGATGACTCTGAACGGTGGGTTGAAGTGAGTGATGTTGTGAGACTTGCCAtgcaatattttcaaaatatttttacgGAAAAAGGGTCTATTTTTGGTGATTCATTGGACGGCTTTCTGCCTACAGTTCAAGATGCGGATAATGAGCAACTTTTGAAACCATTTGAAACTGATGAAGTGAAAATTGCCCTATTCTCAATGGCACCAGAGAAATCACCAGGCCCGGATGGATATAGCCCGGCTCTTTACTAA
- the LOC116027852 gene encoding F-box protein At1g70590, with protein MKQQKQKTWPSKFETPRFTALPFVKKHPSRPDPTGPKNTSKPPSFPDPCDDHRCHQDYSHLPYDVLMKIAATFSWTHLRTASLVCKSWNDALRPLRDAMLFLRWGKRFKHGRGGVKPNSAKALDCFLKGAARGSTLAMVDAGLLYWEMGRKEEGIAWYSKAAQLGDPTGQCNLGICYLQGETPNSQQAVKWLYKASVAGHVRAQYQLALCFHQGRGGVHKNFQEAAKWYLKAAEGGYVRAMYNTSLCYSFGEGLMQSHRLGRKWMKRAADRGHSKAQFDHGLSLFSEGDMMKAVVYLELATRAGERAANHVKNVVLQQLSTSSRDRAMLMVDNWRALPSTR; from the exons ATGAAGCAGCAGAAGCAGAAAACATGGCCGTCCAAATTCGAAACCCCTCGCTTCACCGCCCTCCCTTTCGTCAAGAAACACCCCTCCCGACCTGACCCCACCGGACCCAAGAACACCTCCAAGCCGCCTTCGTTCCCCGATCCCTGCGACGACCACCGATGCCACCAAGACTACTCCCATCTCCCCTACGACGTCCTCATGAAAATCGCGGCGACTTTCTCGTGGACCCACCTGCGCACGGCCTCGCTGGTCTGCAAGTCGTGGAACGACGCGCTCCGACCTTTGAGGGACGCGATGCTGTTCCTGAGATGGGGGAAGCGATTCAAGCATGGGCGTGGTGGGGTGAAACCAAACTCGGCCAAGGCCCTCGATTGCTTTCTCAAAGGGGCGGCGCGTGGCTCTACTCTCGCAATGGTGGATGCCGGGCTTTTGTACTGGGAGATGGGGAGAAAGGAGGAGGGAATTGCTTGGTACAGTAAGGCTGCTCAGCTCGGCGACCCTACTGGGCAGTGCAATTTGGGAATTTGTTACTTGCAAG GTGAGACTCCAAATTCCCAACAAGCTGTTAAGTGGCTGTACAAAGCTTCTGTTGCTGGCCATGTTCGTGCCCAGTACCAACTTGCACTGTGTTTTCATCAGGGTCGTGGTGGTGTGCATAAGAATTTTCAGGAAGCG GCAAAGTGGTATCTGAAAGCTGCTGAAGGTGGATATGTACGCGCTATGTATAACACTTCACTGTGCTACTCTTTTGGAGAAGGTTTAATGCAGTCTCATAGGTTAGGCAGAAAATGGATGAAGAGGGCTGCTGATCGGGGTCACAGCAAGGCTCAATTCGACCACGGATTAAGTCTCTTTTCT GAAGGGGATATGATGAAAGCTGTGGTGTACCTGGAACTTGCGACTCGTGCTGGCGAGAGAGCTGCAAATCATGTCAAGAACGTTGTACTCCAACAGCTATCAACATCTTCCCGCGATCGAGCTATGCTAATGGTTGATAATTGGCGCGCTTTGCCTTCCACGCGTTGA